Within the Phaseolus vulgaris cultivar G19833 chromosome 9, P. vulgaris v2.0, whole genome shotgun sequence genome, the region GTGGAAGGTGGTGGTGCGGTGGAAGGAGGTGGGTGTGGAGTTTATCATTGTCTGCTTTCGTTTGCGATGATGAGCCACTCACTCGAATTAGTTGAGTGGTTCACAGCACTCACTACACCCTCTCACAAATGCCACTATTACTTTTattgtagaattttaaaaaaatgttattttaacagataataaatttgatttgcttaattcaatttttaaaattgttctacagtaaaaaaagtatttttctttttcgtCATAATCTGATGCAACGTATCATCACTCTACACcaacaatttatatttattaatatttatatttatcaataaaaacgACAAATTTTTgttatagtttttaaatataagagtAATTCATTATGAACACAAGATAAAGTTGACATTATAAAtatgataataattatataatatacaattttaatatacaaTGCATTTTGTCGGTCAAATGCAGAGCGCGAGGTAGTTCGCATTGCCACTCCTAGGTTGAAAGCTTTCTAACGAGATATGATTAGTCATGCCaattatcaatatatttttttaaaaaagacaTAAACATCTAATGCTGTATGGAGTACATTTAGTGCATCTTGACATTCATGTATGTCTAGATGAAGGGAGTTTTAAAGTTAAGTTTTTTAACCGGCAGAAAAAGATTTGCAACGGCTCTTTTCGCAACTCCATATATCCTTATTAAAGAACAGAACAAAGTGATCAAGAGCTATAAAATGTAGTCAATATCATTGTTCAAAGCTTTTAGTTCCCCAAACTTCACAAGAACATTGTTCATATTCATTTAGAAACTAGTAATTCATTGAAAGACACATTTCTCTACTCTAAGAAAAACCTTTGATCTTATACATCACTCTCTCTCTTTGCAAAACCCTTATTTAGGAGTGACTACTTTCAAACAACATTCAAGTTTAGCTAAGAGCggttaaatttcaaaaaatacttTGGATTGTTTAATCGGAAACTATTACATTCCAAATAATTTTCATATGCTTTATTGTACACGGAAAACACTTCcatatgatttattttcaatttttaacttATTTCTTTTCAATAGTAATAAACTGGGTTTATTGTACATATTTGCtttaattttgcaattttgaTTTAACATTTGCTCATTATTTCAACCATAAATTTTATATAGATATTACTCTTAGCTTATTCTAGTTGCATCGGACtataattttttagaatttcaaaatgaacaTATGATTTGTTGGATTTGGAGCTCCCTGCTATTTCTACGATTTTAAGAAGTGGAGGCAAATTTGAAGAATCTTTGTAAAATAACTCTTGCATATTCAATtctcttgctgataaaaaaaaaatattcaattctCTTGGTTTTAGTTTAGATTTTTGTAATTAAGCTTATGATCTAGTTAGAACCTCTGTATAGGTGTAATTAGAGTCTCTATTTAGGTGCAGTGTTTAGCTCAAATTTCATAGCATTAAAATAGCTTTAATTTTTTCTAAACTTGTAGACGTAAAtcatttgattaattttttagttttagaaaTTGTCTCTTCATCTCCTTTTCTCTCAATTTTTGTTGGgactctttctcttttttcatatgcatttTGTGTTCTTCATCAATGGAAAACTAATTCTTGAGTATCAATTCAACCAATCAAAGATCAAACAAGCCGAATTGAGTCTTGCATTGATTGTTTAGGTTTGTTATTCTCCCTGTAATTTCAGTTTTGTATTTTGTGATTACAATTTGCGTttctaattttagaatttaaattaagAATGGATTGAATCTTAATTTGatgattaaatataaattagattgaatgatactctcatttgatttgtataatcaatttaaaattaattgaatcaattaattgtttaatcttaaatttgaatcTTTGGTTAATTTTTAGTTAATTGTGATAAGAGGAAGAAATACTTAGTTCTTGAACATGTGAATTGAACTTTTCATCTTAATTTTTGTTACATTTTGAGTTTAATTTGTGTTTTATTGTAACAAATCCCTAATCCCCAATTTTAATTTGTAcggaataatttttaaaattaaatacaatatACACGTGTCTTCTAAGAATCgatttagattataaaattggattgttttctatattataaaatttaaataaacttaGTATCTTGAATTTCAAAACCGGCATTACAAATCAACGACTTTGCTTTCCTTTTCTCTAGCAAAGTCGTATTCAATATGCACCACTTTCTTCTGATTAAAAGTGGTCATGAAATAAAATCGTGTCAAGGTGCATATCTAAGAAATTTGTAAATTTCCTGCATATCTATCCATTTAGTTACACCATTTTCGTAAGAAAACGGTTCTGATCCGAATAATGTGATTGCGAAGCTATATATTTCTCAGCTTTGTTATATTACTTTAAACATAAAACGACTGTAGTTTTTTTATTACGTCCACGAGTGCTCAGAGATCTTATTCTTACCTAGGTGTTAATCGCAACTTGCTGCACTTTATTCAAAGCAGGCAACTGCCATGCAGATATGAATTACATTCCCAAACATCAACTACCAACAACAAAATTACATGCTTCAGAATGCCAAGAAACTTATCAATTGCTAACTACATCATgcaatgaatatatttttttatatctggCAAAGAGTTAAGCAAAACAGAATGAAATAGCTGCACTAATTTACTATGTTCCCTAACAAAATGAACTGAAATAAAGTAACATAAAATTGAACAATTCAAAGGGTCCTCTTGATAAAAACTTATCTCTGTAGGGGTAATTTGTGAGCGAGTTAAGTCTTCAATCCAACTTGACTGAAGAGAACAAGTAATGCACGAACCAGAATGAAGAGAGGAACCCAACTGTGCCTGTAGCGAGCATGATTGCTAGGACCATGAAGAGTGAGTATCCCAAGTACAGAGTTGCAGACACAGGACCACTCAAACTCTTGAGATCAAACACAAGATAGTTAACGGAGTACAAAAAGATGTACATGGCAACAGAACCGGAGGCAAAGAAAGATTTCCACCACCATTTCCAATCCTCCACACACAGGTGCATGTAAGTAAGAACTAGAGATACCTCAGCACAAACCAGCACAAGAAGGATCAGAACAACGAAGAGAAACCCGAAGACATAGTAAACTCGACCCATCCAAATGCTAGACATGATAAAAAAGAGCTCAATGAACAAAGTGCCAAATGGAAGGGTGCCAGCACCAAGAACTAACAGCCATGATGGGTACTTCTGCTCGGGAATTTCACGAGGAATTTGGTTGGTTCGGACTGGATACTCAATGTGGGGTGCCTTGGCTCCAAAGTACCCACCAACAAGGGTAAGGGGAACAGATATGCTGAACCAAAGCAAGATTAGTATTACAAAGAGTGAAAATGGAATGGCGCCAGTGCTGTGGCTTCCCCACAAAAGGAAGTTCAAGGTTGTGAGGATCAAAAAGGAAATTCCTGGGAAGAAACACGCAGTCTTCCATGCGATCGAAACCCAGCCCTTCTGATCACCAAACCCAATTGTCCTCCACATCCGAACTGAGACATAACCAGCCGCAATACCAAGTATCATGTAGAAAAACAGCATACCGGTGATCAGTGTTCCGCGAGATGCTGGTGACATGAATCCTAGTGCGGCAAACAAAATTGTCACAATAGACATACCAAGAATCTGAACCCCATCCCCAACCATCACACACAACAAAGAAGGATTTGATGGAGCACGGAAAACATCTCCCACAACAAGCTTCCAACCAGATAACTCTTCATTCATCTGTGCTTGAGCCTCCTTGTCCAGCTCCTCATAACGGGTCAGATCTCTCCTAACAGTCCTCAGGAAGATCACAAGAACAATACCAGCAAGAAAAGTGATCACCATAAGCGAATTAAGGATAGAGAACCAATGCACTTTAGCTCCCTCCATCTTTAAGTAGGCATCCCATCTAGATGGCCACTTGATATCACTCTCCTCAAAGGTGACCTCGTAAGTGAAAACAAGAGGCTGACCCTCTTTGATAGGCATTGCCACAGTGGCCGGATCGCATCGGATAGACGACGGATACTTGTCATACATCTTCAAGTTTTTAACCAAATTAGCACTATGCATGATACTGCAAGGAATCACCTCGAACCCAACAACCATGTATCCAGGCTTCTCAGAAGATCCCTCCTTGCCAACTGGGATCAGTTCTACGCCTTCGCCGGTCCCCATTACTCGAGCCACATTCTCCTCATACTTGTGGACAAGAACATTGAACTTGAGATGGTTAAACAGATAATAAGCATCCTCAATCTTAACACCAACAGGGTACCCCGTCCATCTCATAAAGTACCCTTCTTTCTGTGTGAACCTAATAGCAGGTAAATTATCAAGAAGCAAATTAACCTGATACATCTCGTCAATCCTCTCCTTCAAGATCTTTAACTGATCCCCGGACAATGCCTCCACCTGGCACAAGTAAATCTCAGATTCATTGTTGCGCATCTTAAACCTGTAAGGAGAGTTCTCtattttgtcccccatgaggaGTTCCCCAAGATTCTCAGCACTGTCCTTGATACCTCCCTCGGGCTTGCAAAAGGGCAAACTGTAATAGCTAAATGGCATCTCTGTGTCAATGGAAGTAAGGGAATTCACTTTCACCCACAACTCATCCGTGACACCATGCTTCTGGGGATAACTACCCGGAAGGTAGAACCCATAATTGGGTTGAATTTGAAATGAGCACAAGATCAAGATCACCCACAACCCAAATTGCGCAAAATATTCCATCTTTGCAAGATTCACAGGGATTTGTGCCAGATCTGACAGACCCAGATATAGCAATGAgcgaaaaaaaaaatgcagataAGATAAACTACACAGTAGAAAAGATAATGGGAATTGTATGGCAAGATACAAAATAGTACACTACACAACAGAAAAGATAATGGCAATACGGATTTGATAATGGAAGaaacaaagatgaacaaaaacaaatatgaaaaattaaaatttgatatcACTGACCTCATGCACAGACAAAGTGGCGTGTGGATTGAAAGTCTGAGCGCATGAAAGAAATGAATATTTTCTTCACGCGCTGCAGAGGAAGGGCGAAGAATCGGATTGGATGAAATGCAAAAGCAAGCAATGTAGACTGTGCAGCAGATATTGCACGTTTAAATATCTATGGTTGGTTTTGTTTCACTTTCCTTAGAGAGCTGGTCACTGCGATGAGGAAGAATTTGCAAATTACATTAATACCCTTTACCTTGCGTATGAACGTTGGACAAACTCCGAAATCCCGTTGTCACCACCACTCACCACCGTTTCGAATAGTCCAGTATCCACCGACACCGACACTTCCTATGTTTTACCATTATTTACTTTTTCAACATTTCCACTGCAGTAACttttttgtctccatcaaacttTTACTAATATTTGACTCAGAGGACCAGCATCACaccttttaactattttttatgagataaaatttatgaaaattgcAAAATCAAAAGGTATAAGCTTattcacatatatatatatatatttatattttttaatgaatttaaatcaaTAAGAATGTTTCTTAAAAAATGTTAAcaaatgtattatatatataataaaaataatttgtaatcaAATGCTGCTTTAATTATAAGTAGAGTTTTTGGTAATTTTTATTTCCAGATAAGAAGGAATATTGTTAAGTTTCGTATACAAAGgaatattgttaataatttcCATATGAAAATTGAAAAACGAATTTCCCATCTCACAACACAAACAGGTGAAAGTTCTTTAAAAGGATATTAATCTTTCTATAATTTAATCAGTCAATttcctttttataatttttatgtttttaaatttggaaTTTTAATTTTCCTAATTCTTTTATTCAAGTTttagttaatttaaataaaataaaaaaatttgttttgtcAAGAAAGAAAAGGACATGGGcatgattattttgtttttatgtgAAAAAGGACATAAAAACTTGAAAACCACTCCAAATCCCGAAAAACACCCTCACCAATAGAACTATATATAgccaaaaaaatatcataaaatccTCCAAAAATGTCATTGTcgtttataaatataaaaagagaTGTCATCtattgaaaatataaagaaaataaatatttatctaaaatttaaaaaaaaaaatactaatgttattttattaaaatattttattttaatgtaagTGCATTTTTACGTTTTACACTTTGAAATAACGTAAAGGGTTGGTAATCCAGCTATAACTTGAGCATGCAGGCACGATGCCACTAACTCTCATTGGGAGAATAACAGAACATGCAAACAATGGTACATATCGCTGATAATATTATGGTACATTGCTCCTGCACCTATAAAGGGAGAATCATTACCTTTGATCCAACTCATTTGGTTAAccaattcttttatatatatatatatatatatatattcttatatAGTTCCTCCACCTCCACtcatcaaaacattttttaaggataaaatcaTGACGGATCACCAACCTTCAAACGGCATTGAATGCGGTGATTGATTCTAACAATACTATCTCTTGAACTTGAAGTCAAAATGTTAGCATCCACCGTGAAGTCGAAGATAATCTTTAGCCCTCAGCTACTTCCCTTAAACCTTGAACGAGTAATTAAACTTATGTCATGTGACagtgatttataaaataaatattatattttaaactaaatgctgatcaaaacaaaaactaaaaaaaaaaactaaatataatttataacaatatgtttataaagtaaatatttttaaacataagCTTTAAAACTAATTAACTTTTATCTAAAGTTGTTTTGGGCCaccaaacataaaataaaattttacaaaatcatttttcttcaaaattttctTGCAAATTTGATTCCAACTTGTAGTACTAATGCAAAACtttattttccttctttttcaCGTCCTCGAGTCTTGGATTGATACCTTCTTCCTGATCATTTTGTATAACAATCTCAtttaacttgaaaaaaaaaattgattatgatTGAAGTTGTAGAAAGCTTTAGAGGAGAAAAAAATTGTGAGtgttcttaaaatatttattgaaataataaaactaaaagacTCTGGTAATATACTCACATTTTTCACATAATGTTACTTATGATTACCATCTTTCCAAATTTATGATACAAttagaattatatttttatttttaagtcatattatataattattttaaaatattgactactctaaaaataatattttatcataattat harbors:
- the LOC137820297 gene encoding transmembrane 9 superfamily member 11-like: MEYFAQFGLWVILILCSFQIQPNYGFYLPGSYPQKHGVTDELWVKVNSLTSIDTEMPFSYYSLPFCKPEGGIKDSAENLGELLMGDKIENSPYRFKMRNNESEIYLCQVEALSGDQLKILKERIDEMYQVNLLLDNLPAIRFTQKEGYFMRWTGYPVGVKIEDAYYLFNHLKFNVLVHKYEENVARVMGTGEGVELIPVGKEGSSEKPGYMVVGFEVIPCSIMHSANLVKNLKMYDKYPSSIRCDPATVAMPIKEGQPLVFTYEVTFEESDIKWPSRWDAYLKMEGAKVHWFSILNSLMVITFLAGIVLVIFLRTVRRDLTRYEELDKEAQAQMNEELSGWKLVVGDVFRAPSNPSLLCVMVGDGVQILGMSIVTILFAALGFMSPASRGTLITGMLFFYMILGIAAGYVSVRMWRTIGFGDQKGWVSIAWKTACFFPGISFLILTTLNFLLWGSHSTGAIPFSLFVILILLWFSISVPLTLVGGYFGAKAPHIEYPVRTNQIPREIPEQKYPSWLLVLGAGTLPFGTLFIELFFIMSSIWMGRVYYVFGFLFVVLILLVLVCAEVSLVLTYMHLCVEDWKWWWKSFFASGSVAMYIFLYSVNYLVFDLKSLSGPVSATLYLGYSLFMVLAIMLATGTVGFLSSFWFVHYLFSSVKLD